In one window of Thiobacillus sp. DNA:
- a CDS encoding cytochrome c, with amino-acid sequence MRNHLHLAWPLLCLAALPALADDLSDQIRAGREKARPCTTCHGLDGQRQGGEMPVIGGRDYFEVLYQLGRFRSADRFHPAMTLLLQTYDEADMADVAAYYASMSPPKLARSPYR; translated from the coding sequence GTGAGAAACCACCTGCACCTTGCCTGGCCCCTGCTCTGCCTGGCCGCACTGCCCGCCCTTGCCGACGACCTTTCCGACCAGATCCGGGCCGGCCGGGAAAAGGCCCGCCCCTGCACCACCTGCCACGGCCTCGACGGCCAGCGCCAAGGCGGCGAGATGCCCGTCATCGGCGGGAGGGATTACTTCGAAGTGCTCTACCAGCTGGGCCGCTTCCGCAGCGCGGACCGCTTCCACCCCGCCATGACCCTTCTGCTGCAGACCTACGACGAGGCCGACATGGCCGACGTGGCCGCCTATTACGCCAGCATGTCCCCACCAAAACTTGCCAGGTCGCCCTATCGGTAG
- a CDS encoding leucyl aminopeptidase family protein, whose amino-acid sequence MERREALATDLARVVQHKAPLAVRSARLTHLLVLLPAGAEWYGAPHADAAQAALKRREKEPGDLGRQALTMELEGGCLSVWVRLDEARDAFDWHTRLRQALKALLDEQPDGIEIALYGSPEFCRRAGRAAAYVAWLNGTPMPTWKSGKAPKALKRLVLHGVSGLNLERERALAEGNTLCRRLTVLPPNLLTPASYRTQVRALAKAEGWGLEEYDTRRLKKLKAGAFLAVARGSSHEDAAIVRLAYRAPVKGEGISTLKGIKGKGGKAIALVGKGICFDTGGHNLKPARYMNNMHDDMNGSAVALGILLAASRMKLPVNLEVWLAIAQNHLSPEAYTQNEVVTALNGTTIEIVHTDAEGRMVLADTLTLASRQQPAAILDFATLTGSMAVALGERMSGVIGNREDLLAKAAEAARISGERVVAFPMPEDYDEALDSPVADVKQCTLDSEADHILAARFLNRFVGDAPWLHMDLSASRCKGGLGAVGSDITGFGVAWGVEMLARLARPR is encoded by the coding sequence ATGGAAAGGAGGGAGGCGTTGGCCACTGACCTGGCCCGGGTGGTCCAGCACAAGGCGCCCTTGGCCGTGCGGAGTGCCAGGCTTACCCACCTGCTGGTCCTGCTGCCTGCCGGAGCGGAATGGTACGGGGCGCCGCATGCCGATGCGGCCCAGGCCGCCCTGAAGCGGCGAGAAAAGGAGCCGGGGGATTTGGGCAGGCAGGCCCTGACGATGGAACTGGAGGGCGGCTGCCTGTCCGTCTGGGTTCGGCTGGACGAGGCCAGGGACGCCTTTGACTGGCACACTCGCCTGCGCCAGGCACTCAAGGCCCTGCTGGACGAGCAGCCGGATGGCATCGAGATCGCCCTGTATGGCAGCCCGGAATTCTGCCGGCGGGCGGGGCGGGCGGCCGCCTATGTGGCCTGGCTCAACGGCACTCCCATGCCCACCTGGAAATCCGGCAAGGCCCCCAAGGCCCTGAAGCGATTGGTATTGCATGGCGTCAGCGGCCTGAATCTGGAGCGGGAGAGGGCCCTGGCCGAGGGTAACACCCTGTGCAGGCGGCTTACCGTGCTGCCGCCCAACCTGCTCACCCCGGCCAGCTACCGCACCCAGGTGCGAGCCCTGGCCAAGGCCGAAGGCTGGGGCCTGGAGGAGTACGACACCCGGCGCCTGAAGAAGTTGAAGGCCGGGGCCTTCCTGGCCGTGGCCCGGGGCAGCAGCCACGAGGATGCGGCCATCGTGCGGCTCGCGTACCGTGCGCCGGTGAAGGGGGAAGGGATAAGCACCCTGAAGGGCATAAAGGGGAAGGGTGGGAAGGCAATCGCCCTGGTGGGCAAGGGCATCTGCTTCGATACCGGCGGCCATAACCTGAAGCCGGCACGCTACATGAACAACATGCACGACGACATGAACGGCTCCGCCGTGGCCCTGGGAATTCTCCTGGCGGCCAGCCGGATGAAGCTGCCGGTGAACCTGGAGGTGTGGCTGGCCATCGCCCAGAACCACCTCTCCCCCGAAGCCTACACCCAGAACGAGGTGGTGACGGCCCTTAACGGCACCACCATCGAGATCGTCCACACCGACGCGGAAGGGCGCATGGTGCTGGCGGATACCCTGACCCTGGCCTCCCGCCAGCAGCCTGCAGCCATCCTGGATTTCGCCACCCTCACCGGCAGCATGGCGGTGGCCCTGGGGGAACGCATGAGCGGCGTCATCGGCAATCGGGAAGACTTGCTGGCCAAGGCCGCCGAGGCGGCCCGGATCAGCGGGGAACGGGTGGTGGCCTTCCCCATGCCGGAGGACTACGACGAGGCCCTCGACAGCCCCGTGGCGGACGTGAAGCAGTGCACCCTGGATTCCGAGGCTGACCACATCCTGGCGGCCCGCTTCCTCAACCGCTTCGTGGGGGATGCCCCCTGGCTGCACATGGATCTGTCCGCCAGCCGCTGCAAGGGCGGCCTGGGGGCGGTAGGCTCCGACATCACCGGCTTCGGCGTGGCCTGGGGGGTGGAGATGCTGGCCCGCCTGGCCAGGCCGCGCTAA